Part of the Brevibacillus brevis genome is shown below.
CGTGAGCCTCAGTTTCTTCATATTCTCCTGGATCAGCTGGCCGTTTTCGATGACTAGCACAGCCTTCCCTGTCACCAACGTTTCAAAGCCGTTCGATTTGATTTCGAAGTATTCCATGGCCATCATGACGATCACCAACACGGCCCCCAGCACAAAGGTAGGCCAGTAGCCATGGCCGGTGATAGGCTGGATGATCAAAGTCCCAAGGCCGATCATGACCACTACCTGGGCCATGGTCATTTGGGAGATCGATTTGCGGCCGGCGATTCTCAGCAGCAGCGTGCCGATGACGCCGACCGCTTGCCAGATTAGCGTCCAGCTCATGCGAGTCCCTCCAAAGTCAAAGATGCTAGGTATCGGGGAACCAGGCGGGGAGGGAGTTAGCCGGATGGCGTATTCGATGGCGCGTCAACCTGATTGTTTTCCTCCAGAAATTCCCTGTGGCGAAATCCCCACGTGCACATATCGCCAAGGACAGGGCTGAGCGTCTTGCCGTGCTCAGACAGTTCGTACTCGACTTTGGGCGGGATCACTTGGTACGCCCGGCGTACGATGAGGCCGTCCTGCTCCAGCTCCCGCAATTGATTGGCAAGCATGCCCTGGGTAATGTTCGGCAGCATCCGCCTAAGCTCGCCGAAACGCTTGGTGCCTTCGTGCAGCAGGATGAACAAAATGAGCGGCTTCCACTTTCCGCCGATCGCCTGAAGAGTGGCAAGAATCCCCTGGTTCCGTGCGGGATTTCGAAGGTCTTCGAGCATCTTCCCAACTCCCTTTCTGCGCTGACTGTTTCCCTTACTGTACCAGAGGTTGTTGAATTTCGACAGTACTGTATTTTTACGTACATGGTACGTTTTTTCGTACGTAGTACGAAAAAAGAGCGTACTTCTCAGGATCCGCTCTCTTCTGAATAATAGGGAGGGAGACATGAACCGAAGCAAAAAACGTGAAAGGGTGTAGAAATTATGAAGATCCTGGTTCTCATTGCGCATCCCCGCTTCAAGGAGTCGAAGGCCAATCGTGCATTGGCGCAGGAGCTGGAGAAATACGAAGACATCGATATCCTTGACCTGTACGAGGAGTATCCCGATTGGCAAATCGACGTGCAACAGGAGCAGCGCCGGCTCCTTGCGTACGATCGAGTGGTGTTTCAGTTTCCATTTTACTGGTACAGCTGCCCGCCTCTCCTGAAACTGTGGTTCGACGAGGTGCTGACCTTCGGCTGGGCGTTCGGTCCGGGAGGCGTCCATTTGCAGGGGAAGGAATTTCTCATCGCCACGACGGCGGGCGGCACTGTGAATGCGTACCGTTCCGGCGGAGACAACCGCTACACGGTGAGCGAATTGCTGAGGCCGATTGAACAGACGATCACGAAATGCAACGGGACCTACCTGCCGGCCTATGTCCTCTATGACGCCAATCGCGGGACAGACGAAATCTTCGCCGCAGAAGCGGAAAAGTATGTGGACCACATCCGTT
Proteins encoded:
- a CDS encoding DUF421 domain-containing protein yields the protein MSWTLIWQAVGVIGTLLLRIAGRKSISQMTMAQVVVMIGLGTLIIQPITGHGYWPTFVLGAVLVIVMMAMEYFEIKSNGFETLVTGKAVLVIENGQLIQENMKKLRLTADKLEMRLRQAGISSISDVQWATIEVSGNLGYQLKLEKQPATKEDIQRLLDLLENRMPGFLTEPTAPNNIFSEIKHGHQNPHPNTLQ
- a CDS encoding winged helix-turn-helix transcriptional regulator, coding for MLEDLRNPARNQGILATLQAIGGKWKPLILFILLHEGTKRFGELRRMLPNITQGMLANQLRELEQDGLIVRRAYQVIPPKVEYELSEHGKTLSPVLGDMCTWGFRHREFLEENNQVDAPSNTPSG
- a CDS encoding NAD(P)H-dependent oxidoreductase, producing the protein MKILVLIAHPRFKESKANRALAQELEKYEDIDILDLYEEYPDWQIDVQQEQRRLLAYDRVVFQFPFYWYSCPPLLKLWFDEVLTFGWAFGPGGVHLQGKEFLIATTAGGTVNAYRSGGDNRYTVSELLRPIEQTITKCNGTYLPAYVLYDANRGTDEIFAAEAEKYVDHIRSALPVLAH